The following proteins come from a genomic window of Terriglobales bacterium:
- a CDS encoding PEGA domain-containing protein has protein sequence MLRYPVAHYHGIVHHISHKYGGGSCYGYLYISRDILRYKVRWPEKDKGHGFQLKRADLTAAGEWQSWGSGTEAAEFKFRDGVTHRFFYMPKRVVESSGERFLWGEQLAVQGLLEGVQNVDGVVAVLKAREAGRAAAARDAAPQKAQPQATPQPAPATLRVSSQPGGVQVYLDNEPKGMTSAQEGELVLKNLPAGEYRVRLSLADYEDWTNKVKLAAGQDLKLEAKLAPRGPRPFTVQDVVDMLLGGISPKRAATLIQERGVDFVLNDKTEQQIRAAGGDSDLLLAIAKAKK, from the coding sequence ATGCTGCGCTATCCCGTGGCGCATTACCATGGGATCGTTCATCACATATCGCACAAGTATGGCGGGGGGTCTTGCTACGGCTACCTTTACATCTCCCGCGACATCCTGCGCTACAAGGTCCGGTGGCCGGAGAAGGATAAGGGTCACGGATTCCAGCTGAAGCGCGCGGACCTCACGGCGGCCGGGGAGTGGCAGTCCTGGGGATCGGGGACCGAGGCGGCGGAGTTCAAGTTTCGCGACGGCGTCACCCATCGCTTCTTTTACATGCCCAAGCGGGTGGTGGAGTCCAGCGGTGAAAGATTCCTCTGGGGCGAACAACTTGCCGTTCAGGGACTCCTCGAAGGCGTCCAGAACGTCGATGGCGTGGTGGCTGTGCTGAAGGCGCGCGAAGCCGGACGAGCGGCCGCCGCGCGGGACGCCGCGCCGCAGAAGGCCCAGCCGCAGGCGACCCCACAGCCCGCTCCCGCCACCCTTCGCGTCTCCAGCCAGCCCGGAGGCGTTCAGGTCTATCTCGACAACGAGCCCAAGGGCATGACGAGCGCGCAGGAAGGCGAACTGGTGCTGAAGAACTTGCCCGCGGGCGAGTACCGGGTCCGGCTCAGCCTGGCCGATTACGAGGACTGGACCAACAAGGTGAAGCTCGCCGCCGGCCAGGACCTGAAGCTGGAAGCCAAGTTGGCTCCCCGCGGGCCCCGGCCCTTCACGGTGCAGGACGTGGTGGACATGTTGCTGGGCGGCATCTCACCCAAGCGGGCGGCCACGCTGATCCAGGAACGCGGCGTGGATTTCGTGCTCAATGACAAGACTGAACAGCAGATCCGCGCCGCCGGCGGCGACAGCGATCTGCTGCTTGCCATCGCCAAGGCAAAGAAGTAA